One genomic segment of Pseudonocardia sp. T1-2H includes these proteins:
- a CDS encoding FAD-dependent oxidoreductase, producing MGKPRHAEIAGAGLGGLAAAIALAQHGWSVRVHERSDSLRMFGAGIWLWENGLRSLDALGVEQAATKRAKRIETLVARDPEGRPLMHRSFGSGDRLMLPPRADLYDALIARVEELEVDIELSSTAVGATKHGELELEDGTVRKADLVVAADGVFSRLRETLLLTRRVDYLDEGYTRLLIPRRDGDPATEITEYWSGSRRLLYDPCTDDVNYVCLCCPVDDEAGRRVPVDKGTWLESFPTLGGIIERIEDTGRWDRAMRVTTRAWSSGVAAVVGDAAHGQPPNLGQGANLTFQNTLALAEYLERESDVAAALTRWERKERPLTDHIQRWTDLYGRAASAWPDRFAHRRSQVLEAVTRIPWVDRQLNRAARHRPVGAR from the coding sequence ATGGGCAAGCCCAGGCACGCGGAGATCGCCGGCGCCGGACTCGGCGGGTTGGCGGCGGCGATCGCGCTCGCACAGCACGGATGGAGCGTTCGCGTCCACGAGCGTTCGGACAGCCTGCGCATGTTCGGCGCCGGCATCTGGTTGTGGGAGAACGGCCTCCGCTCGCTCGACGCGCTGGGTGTCGAGCAGGCGGCGACCAAGCGGGCCAAGCGGATCGAGACCCTGGTCGCGCGGGATCCGGAGGGGCGGCCGCTGATGCACCGCTCCTTCGGATCCGGGGACCGGCTGATGCTCCCGCCGCGGGCGGACCTCTACGACGCGCTCATCGCCCGCGTGGAGGAGCTCGAGGTCGACATCGAGCTGAGCTCCACCGCCGTCGGGGCGACCAAGCACGGCGAGCTCGAGCTCGAGGACGGCACCGTCCGGAAGGCCGACCTGGTCGTCGCGGCCGACGGCGTCTTCTCCCGGTTGCGGGAGACCCTCCTGCTGACCCGCCGGGTCGACTACCTCGACGAGGGATACACCCGGCTGCTGATCCCGCGGCGCGACGGCGACCCGGCCACCGAGATCACGGAGTACTGGAGCGGGTCCCGGCGGCTGCTCTACGACCCCTGCACCGACGACGTCAACTACGTCTGCCTGTGCTGCCCGGTCGACGACGAGGCGGGCCGCCGGGTGCCGGTCGACAAGGGGACGTGGCTCGAGTCGTTCCCGACCCTCGGCGGCATCATCGAGCGGATCGAGGACACCGGGCGCTGGGACCGCGCCATGCGGGTCACCACCCGGGCGTGGTCGAGCGGCGTGGCCGCGGTCGTCGGCGACGCCGCGCACGGGCAGCCGCCGAACCTCGGGCAGGGTGCCAACCTGACGTTCCAGAACACCCTCGCGCTCGCGGAGTACCTGGAGCGCGAGTCCGACGTGGCCGCCGCCCTGACCAGATGGGAGCGCAAGGAGCGGCCGCTCACCGACCACATCCAGCGCTGGACCGACCTCTACGGCCGGGCCGCCAGCGCCTGGCCCGACCGTTTCGCCCACCGGCGCAGCCAGGTCCTGGAGGCGGTCACCCGGATCCCGTGGGTGGACCGGCAGCTGAACAGAGCGGCGCGGCACCGGCCCGTCGGCGCCCGCTGA
- a CDS encoding xanthine dehydrogenase family protein molybdopterin-binding subunit, which produces MTEAPPRSTTGTAPHRLVGTSVPRKEDLALLTGTARFIDDITLPGMVHAKVLRSTVAHARVRSVDTGPARALPGVLDALAGAELVGKVKPWGDLMQDLLVGDHFPFATDKVLYEGQELAAVVAETAYQALDGCESVVVDLERLPAVVDPEAALRPDSPLVQEGIVYEFGDGNIFDRYKVRIGDFEAAEREAAVVVRQRFATNKQAGAALDPHGCVASYDSFTGVLTLYSSTQSIYMVRDVLADVLQIPRTKVRVIVPEVGAGFGSKAQIFGHEVIASLFSMRLGRPVKLVLGRGEIFRAGTTRNAQVRYAELAMTADGDITGYRDYVVHNTGAMSVWGNQVVHIGTNVGMLPYPIPNIHVDSDIVHTTTAPGGPLRGFGIPQVIWAKEQLVDMAARELGLDPLAVRARNVVDPEEFPFRTPMGHIIDSTSIKQCLLASADAIGWSAKRAAPVPYEGLGLAVSMKYTSCRHPSLDTDLSAVRLRLETDGTVTIYSSDVSHGQSHATMLSQIVADGLGVGIEKISLAPPDSMTAPFGLGTYASRGAAVLGTACRLATERLRDKVLAIAAHILEVGPEDLDAGNDRVYVKGLPDSGIHLEIIAATAAYRTHQLPPGFEPTLETVATYDTPTEREASNGSGNLSVTYSGAAHAAHVRVDPDTGQITVVDYAMVHDTGTVINPLVVEGQHQGGFLMGLGMALSEDYVYDEDGHQLNASFKDYLAVTAPDVPELTKTYEIPAPSTTIPGGQKGAGESGTGPVPAAIGNAVFDATGVRFTILPITPQRMLVALREKERRGVDTIRYPDDMPDFAGPRTPEEWPRPTAADGGDFDFDFDWDAEEDTD; this is translated from the coding sequence GTGACCGAAGCACCACCTCGTTCCACGACCGGCACCGCGCCGCACCGCCTCGTCGGTACCTCGGTGCCGCGCAAGGAGGACCTCGCGCTGCTCACCGGCACCGCGCGGTTCATCGACGACATCACCCTCCCCGGGATGGTCCACGCGAAGGTCCTGCGCAGCACCGTCGCGCACGCCCGGGTCCGCTCCGTGGACACCGGGCCGGCGCGCGCGCTGCCCGGCGTGCTCGACGCGCTGGCGGGCGCGGAGCTCGTCGGCAAGGTCAAGCCGTGGGGCGACCTCATGCAGGACCTCCTGGTCGGCGACCACTTCCCGTTCGCCACGGACAAGGTGCTCTACGAGGGCCAGGAGCTCGCGGCGGTCGTCGCCGAGACCGCGTACCAGGCGCTCGACGGGTGCGAGTCCGTGGTCGTCGACCTGGAGCGGCTCCCCGCCGTGGTCGACCCGGAGGCCGCGCTGCGCCCGGACTCCCCGCTCGTCCAGGAGGGGATCGTCTACGAGTTCGGGGACGGCAACATCTTCGACCGCTACAAGGTCCGCATCGGCGACTTCGAGGCCGCCGAGCGCGAGGCGGCCGTCGTCGTCCGGCAGCGTTTCGCCACGAACAAGCAGGCCGGCGCCGCGCTCGACCCGCACGGCTGTGTGGCCAGCTACGACTCCTTCACCGGCGTCCTGACGCTGTACTCGTCCACTCAGTCGATCTACATGGTGCGGGACGTGCTCGCGGACGTGCTGCAGATCCCGCGCACCAAGGTCCGGGTGATCGTGCCCGAGGTCGGCGCGGGCTTCGGCTCGAAGGCGCAGATCTTCGGGCACGAGGTCATCGCCTCGCTGTTCTCGATGCGTCTCGGCCGGCCGGTGAAGCTGGTGCTCGGCCGCGGGGAGATCTTCCGGGCGGGCACGACGCGCAACGCCCAGGTCCGCTACGCCGAGCTCGCGATGACGGCCGACGGCGACATCACCGGGTACCGGGACTACGTCGTCCACAACACCGGCGCGATGTCGGTGTGGGGCAACCAGGTCGTGCACATCGGCACCAACGTCGGCATGTTGCCGTACCCGATCCCGAACATCCACGTCGACTCCGACATCGTGCACACGACCACCGCGCCCGGCGGTCCGTTGCGCGGCTTCGGGATCCCGCAGGTCATCTGGGCCAAGGAGCAGCTCGTCGACATGGCGGCGCGCGAGCTCGGGCTCGACCCGCTCGCGGTCCGGGCCCGCAACGTCGTCGACCCGGAGGAGTTCCCGTTCCGGACCCCGATGGGGCACATCATCGATTCGACGTCGATCAAGCAGTGCCTGCTGGCCAGTGCGGACGCGATCGGCTGGTCCGCCAAGCGGGCCGCGCCGGTGCCGTACGAGGGTCTGGGGCTGGCCGTGTCCATGAAGTACACGAGCTGCCGACACCCCTCGCTGGACACGGACCTCTCCGCCGTGCGGCTGCGGCTGGAGACCGACGGCACGGTCACGATCTACTCCAGCGACGTCTCGCACGGGCAGAGCCACGCCACGATGCTGTCCCAGATCGTCGCCGACGGGCTCGGCGTCGGCATCGAGAAGATCAGCCTGGCCCCGCCGGACAGCATGACCGCCCCGTTCGGGCTCGGCACGTACGCCAGCCGCGGCGCCGCGGTGCTCGGCACCGCCTGCCGGCTCGCGACAGAACGCCTGCGGGACAAGGTCCTTGCGATCGCCGCGCACATACTTGAGGTCGGCCCCGAGGACCTCGACGCGGGGAACGACCGCGTGTACGTCAAGGGGCTACCGGACAGCGGCATCCACCTCGAGATCATCGCGGCGACCGCCGCCTATCGCACCCACCAGCTCCCGCCGGGCTTCGAGCCGACCCTCGAGACGGTCGCGACGTACGACACGCCGACCGAGCGGGAGGCGTCGAACGGCTCGGGCAACCTCAGCGTGACCTACTCCGGAGCAGCGCACGCCGCGCACGTCCGGGTCGACCCGGACACCGGGCAGATCACCGTCGTGGACTACGCGATGGTCCACGACACGGGCACCGTGATCAACCCGCTGGTCGTCGAGGGACAGCACCAGGGCGGGTTCCTGATGGGGCTCGGGATGGCCCTGAGCGAGGACTACGTCTACGACGAGGACGGCCACCAGCTCAACGCCTCGTTCAAGGACTACCTCGCGGTGACGGCACCGGACGTCCCGGAGCTGACGAAGACCTACGAGATCCCCGCACCGTCGACGACCATCCCGGGCGGGCAGAAGGGCGCCGGGGAGTCCGGGACCGGACCGGTTCCGGCCGCGATCGGCAACGCCGTGTTCGACGCGACCGGCGTCCGGTTCACCATCCTGCCGATCACGCCGCAGCGCATGTTGGTCGCCCTGCGCGAGAAGGAGCGGCGAGGTGTCGACACGATCCGCTACCCGGACGACATGCCGGACTTCGCCGGGCCCCGCACGCCCGAGGAGTGGCCGAGGCCCACCGCCGCCGACGGCGGGGACTTCGACTTCGACTTCGACTGGGACGCAGAAGAGGACACGGACTAG
- a CDS encoding FAD binding domain-containing protein, whose protein sequence is MKPFTWLAPDTTAGAVAMLREYAPDARAIAGGQSLLLALKDRSARPTHLVSLSGIDELAGLRTADDGSLVVGAATTYAMLARASLPGWHGVLAEVAGDLADRPVRNRGTIGGALCTADPRYDMPAFAIGVGARLQVRGASGDRVVAAEGFAADAGVTTLGPDEILTAVVLPPLGTWDAVAFEKFRHRVFDAAIVSVTCALRGGRDGTAAEARLTVGGATPVPVTVAGAAALLAGGASAAEVGTRAADEVLPGGTAGGEAVRYRHELIRSLVRRAVDRALSDVRTV, encoded by the coding sequence ATGAAGCCCTTCACCTGGCTCGCACCGGACACCACGGCGGGCGCCGTCGCGATGCTCCGCGAGTACGCGCCGGACGCGCGGGCGATCGCCGGCGGGCAGAGCCTGCTGCTGGCGCTCAAGGACCGCAGCGCTCGGCCGACCCACCTGGTGTCGCTGTCCGGGATCGACGAGCTCGCCGGCCTCCGGACCGCCGACGACGGCTCCCTGGTCGTCGGTGCGGCGACCACGTACGCGATGCTGGCCCGGGCGTCGTTGCCGGGCTGGCACGGGGTCCTGGCCGAGGTCGCGGGCGATCTCGCGGACCGCCCCGTGCGGAACCGGGGCACGATCGGCGGCGCCCTCTGCACCGCCGACCCCCGGTACGACATGCCGGCGTTCGCGATCGGGGTGGGCGCGCGGCTGCAGGTCCGCGGCGCGTCCGGGGACCGGGTCGTGGCCGCCGAGGGCTTCGCCGCGGACGCGGGCGTGACCACGCTCGGCCCCGACGAGATCCTCACCGCCGTCGTCCTGCCCCCGCTCGGCACCTGGGACGCGGTGGCGTTCGAGAAGTTCCGCCACCGCGTGTTCGACGCCGCGATCGTCTCGGTCACCTGCGCCCTGCGCGGTGGGCGGGACGGGACCGCGGCCGAGGCGCGGCTGACGGTCGGTGGCGCGACGCCCGTCCCCGTCACCGTTGCGGGCGCGGCCGCCCTGCTGGCCGGGGGCGCGTCCGCCGCCGAGGTCGGGACGCGGGCCGCCGACGAGGTGCTGCCGGGCGGCACCGCCGGCGGCGAAGCGGTCCGGTACCGGCATGAGCTGATCCGCTCGCTCGTCCGCCGCGCGGTCGACCGGGCCCTGTCCGACGTGAGGACTGTCTGA
- a CDS encoding (2Fe-2S)-binding protein, which produces MQKVTLTVNGREVTAEIDERTLLLEFVRDTAGLTGTHNGCMEARCGCCAVEVDGDIVKSCNVLAVQVDGAEVTTIEGLAPQKLGPVQQVTTQTLAGVYEPVDAIRSSVEDLHPLQAAFHRCHALQCGFCTPGMVMVLKDFLEENPSPCRDDVRKAIAGNLCRCTGYQHIVDAAMEAAEVMRGSGATTTDD; this is translated from the coding sequence ATGCAGAAGGTCACGCTGACCGTCAACGGCCGCGAGGTCACCGCCGAGATCGACGAGCGAACCCTGTTGCTGGAGTTCGTGCGCGACACCGCCGGCCTCACCGGTACCCACAACGGCTGCATGGAGGCCCGTTGCGGGTGCTGTGCGGTCGAGGTCGACGGCGACATCGTCAAGTCCTGCAACGTCCTCGCGGTGCAGGTGGACGGCGCCGAGGTCACGACGATCGAGGGGCTGGCGCCGCAGAAGCTGGGGCCGGTCCAGCAGGTGACGACCCAGACCCTCGCCGGCGTGTACGAACCGGTCGACGCGATCCGCAGCAGCGTCGAGGACCTGCACCCGTTGCAGGCGGCCTTCCACCGGTGCCACGCGCTGCAGTGCGGCTTCTGCACACCCGGCATGGTCATGGTGCTCAAGGACTTCCTGGAGGAGAACCCGTCGCCCTGCCGGGACGACGTCCGGAAGGCGATCGCGGGGAACCTCTGCCGCTGCACCGGATACCAGCACATCGTCGACGCCGCGATGGAGGCCGCCGAGGTGATGCGGGGCTCCGGGGCGACCACGACCGATGACTGA